The genomic region TACAAAGGTGTTCCGCGGAAAGCCCATGCTTGGTTTCAAAAAAAGTTTCAAAATTCTCACTATCCTCCTTGCCTGGTAAAATCCTGAAAATTCCTCCACCTGAATTGTTGATCACGATAATCCTAAAATCCGGTCTCATGTACTTATTCCATAGAGCATTGCTGTCATAAAAAAAACTCAAATCCCCCGTTATCAAAAGCGTTGGGGCTTTATTGAAAATAGAGCATCCAATAGCTGTGGATGTACTCCCATCAATACCACTGGTGCCCCTATTACAAAAAACATGCAACGAAGCTTTTATATGAAACAGCTGCGCATAGCGTACCGTAGAACTATTGGCCAATTGCAATTGATAGCCCTCAGGAATGGTTTTGGTGATATGCGCAAAGGCAAGCATATCGGTAAACGGGATTTCTTTTAGGTACTGCTCACGTTTTGTTTCATAATTGGCCTTTACCTTGGACCAGTATGGATAGTAATCGCTTTCTACATGTTTGGAATCTCTTAAAAATTCAATAAGAAACGTATTTATATTATGTTTAAAATGTTGGGATAAACAAAAAAAGGTATCGTATGCTTTCCTTTCGTCTACGTGCCAATGGTGTTTTGGCGTGAACTCACGCAAAAAGGCTTTTATTTTTTTTGAGACAACAAGCCCACCAAAGGTTAGCAGTATATCCGGTCGTAATCGCTCGAACAATATTTTATTATCACTGGATTTTTCAATGGGAGCGATAATACTGTCGATGCTGGAAAAGAAATTCGGATGATGCAGGTTTGACGTGGTCTCTTCCATTACAATGACCGAAGGGTCGTTGGCCAATATATCCAATAATTCTTGGTCGACCATATTAGGGTGGTTAACACCTACCAGAACCATTTTTCGTTTGGAAGCGTTCCAAATATCCCTAAAGCCTTCCACATTCAAAACATCATGTTCAACATGCTCTATGGCTACAATGGGTGAAGTTGTTGGATTATCGACCGTATTGTACAGTGGCTCCTCAAAAGGAACGTTTATATGTACAGGTGCACTTTTGTCATATACAATTCCGAAAGCGGTATTTAATTCGGAATCATTGTATCGCTGTATGTTTTGCTGAATTTCTTTTATGCTATCGTTTCCCAAAATTTCCGGTACATAGCGCTTTATTCTGTCTGTGGCATGGGAAACATCTTGTTTTAGATTGGCGGAGTACCCGATATGGCGTGCAAACACATTATCCTGTCGAATGGTTTGGCCATCACCTACATCAATCTTATAAAAAGGACGGTCTGCCGAAATGATAATTATCGGGATGTCGCTATAGAATGCCTCTGATACAGCAGGGTAATAATTCAAAAGTGCACTCCCAGATGTACATACCACAACAACTGGCTGTTTTTGATTCTGTGCCATCCCTAGGGCAAAAAAGGCGGCGCAACGTTCATCGACAATACTGAAACAATTAAAAAAAGGGTCTTCGGTAAAACTTATTGTTAACGGGGCATTTCTTGAGCCAGGGGAAATCACTATATTTTTTATTCCCCTTTGTTTGCAATGGTAAACAACGGTTTGCGCAACGGGAATGGTGGAGTGCTTCATTGCTACAAAAATACAAACCAACCTTATCTTAATCCAATTCTTTTATGGTTTTCTTATGTGATGATATCCAACATTGTTCTGCTCTTATTTACAGTCTCCTCCCACTCTTTCTCAGGTATAGAATCTTTGGTGATACCACCTCCTACATAAATATGGGCCGCATTATCTTTTAGCTGCATACAACGAAGGTTTACGTACAGTTCAGTAGTTTTTTTCAGAAATCGATAGGCCTTGTGTTCGGTATTCTTTCCCACAGTCCTATTCCGTTCTTTTTTCATATTGAGTTCTCCCAAAAAACCGGTATAGTATTCCCTATGATAATTTTCATTTTTTAAAATGAAGGCTTTTGAAGGCCTTTTTGGCATACCGCAAACCGCAGGTGTAGGATGTATTTTACTGATGATTTCGTTTAATTTACCAGAAACTATTTTAGATGTAACCTTTGTTTTTAAATGCATAAGGTTACCCGCCTTTATGCATCGCACATCTGAAATTTGAATGGCCGAGACCGCACCCGAGATGGCCTCGACAATGTAATCGGTCACCAGTTGCTGTTCTTCTTTTTCCTTTTGTCCCCAATGGGGGTTCAAATCACCAGTAAAAAGCTGAGTTCCCGCCAAGGAGTTTGTGGTAAGGGTATCGTTTTCGATTTTTATCAAAGTCTCAGGGGTAGCTCCCAACCACAATCCAATCTTTGGGTGATACCACAAATAACAAAACGCAGCCGAATAATTGTTCAGTAACCTTTGAAAAATAGTTACTGGTGGAGCCTTGTAGGTAGTTTGAAGCACGCGGGAAAGAACAACCTTTTTAAAATCCCCCTTTTTTATGGCTTGAATACCCTTTTTGATCAATTGTATGTGAAATTCCTCATCTTTATCAGAATAAGGCGTATTTTTCAACTTTAGGGTTTTCTCTTCCACATTTACCCTATATGTGCTTGAGTACGTTTCGTCGGGATATATTAAGATTGCTGCATCGCTGGACTCAAAAGGCGATAAAACAAAGCCCGTTTCTGCATAGTCCACTACCTTATGTGTATGGTCATTATGTTGAAACACTGCCTTGACCTCATTATCTTCTGGCTTTCTGTAGACCACAAAAGGCAAATTATTATGGTATTGCTCTTCTATTTTTTTCAAGAAATCAGAAAACATATCACTTTCGAGGTAAAGAAATTGTGGTTAGCTTACAAAGTGAAATCAAATTATCTTCCGCGTCGGTAATATGTATGTTCCAGAGCTGTGTGGTCCTACCTTTGTGTACAATCGTGGCTTTTGCGAAAACTTCACCTTCTTTAATACTTTTTACATGGTTCGCCGAAATTTCAAGACCTCTTACGAAGAATTTTTGCGCATCCAAAAAAATATAGGATGCGGCACTGCCTACACTTTCGGCCAAAGCGACCGTGGCCCCTCCATGTAGAACTCCATCAGGCTGGTACACTTTAGAGGTCACTGGCATTTTTGCCG from Costertonia aggregata harbors:
- the menD gene encoding 2-succinyl-5-enolpyruvyl-6-hydroxy-3-cyclohexene-1-carboxylic-acid synthase: MKHSTIPVAQTVVYHCKQRGIKNIVISPGSRNAPLTISFTEDPFFNCFSIVDERCAAFFALGMAQNQKQPVVVVCTSGSALLNYYPAVSEAFYSDIPIIIISADRPFYKIDVGDGQTIRQDNVFARHIGYSANLKQDVSHATDRIKRYVPEILGNDSIKEIQQNIQRYNDSELNTAFGIVYDKSAPVHINVPFEEPLYNTVDNPTTSPIVAIEHVEHDVLNVEGFRDIWNASKRKMVLVGVNHPNMVDQELLDILANDPSVIVMEETTSNLHHPNFFSSIDSIIAPIEKSSDNKILFERLRPDILLTFGGLVVSKKIKAFLREFTPKHHWHVDERKAYDTFFCLSQHFKHNINTFLIEFLRDSKHVESDYYPYWSKVKANYETKREQYLKEIPFTDMLAFAHITKTIPEGYQLQLANSSTVRYAQLFHIKASLHVFCNRGTSGIDGSTSTAIGCSIFNKAPTLLITGDLSFFYDSNALWNKYMRPDFRIIVINNSGGGIFRILPGKEDSENFETFFETKHGLSAEHLCKMYDLEYTKAHTAHGLKLALANFYEDSARPKVLEINTPRLLNNKILLGYFDFIS
- a CDS encoding chorismate-binding protein; protein product: MFSDFLKKIEEQYHNNLPFVVYRKPEDNEVKAVFQHNDHTHKVVDYAETGFVLSPFESSDAAILIYPDETYSSTYRVNVEEKTLKLKNTPYSDKDEEFHIQLIKKGIQAIKKGDFKKVVLSRVLQTTYKAPPVTIFQRLLNNYSAAFCYLWYHPKIGLWLGATPETLIKIENDTLTTNSLAGTQLFTGDLNPHWGQKEKEEQQLVTDYIVEAISGAVSAIQISDVRCIKAGNLMHLKTKVTSKIVSGKLNEIISKIHPTPAVCGMPKRPSKAFILKNENYHREYYTGFLGELNMKKERNRTVGKNTEHKAYRFLKKTTELYVNLRCMQLKDNAAHIYVGGGITKDSIPEKEWEETVNKSRTMLDIIT